In Helianthus annuus cultivar XRQ/B chromosome 9, HanXRQr2.0-SUNRISE, whole genome shotgun sequence, the following are encoded in one genomic region:
- the LOC110880306 gene encoding proteasome subunit alpha type-5: protein MFLTRTEYDRGVNTFSPEGRLFQVEYAIEAIKLGSTAIGLKTKEGVVLAVEKRITSPLLEPSSVEKIMEIDEHIGCAMSGLIADARTLVEHARVETQNHRFSYGEPMTVESTTQALCDLALRFGEGDEESMSRPFGVSLLIAGHDENGPSLYYTDPSGTFWQCNAKAIGSGSEGADSSLQEQFNKDLTLKEAETIALSILKQVMEEKVTPNNVDIAKVAPTYHLYTPAEVEAVISRL from the exons ATGTTTCTAACAAG GACCGAGTATGATAGGGGTGTCAACACCTTCTCTCCAGAAGGCAGGTTGTTTCAGGTTGAATATGCTATTGAGGCCATCAAG TTGGGTTCTACGGCCATTGGGTTGAAGACCAAGGAAGGAGTTGTTCTTGCTGTTGAAAAGCGTATTACCTCCCCACTCCTG GAGCCTAGTAGTGTTGAGAAAATTATGGAAATTGATGAGCACATTGGCTGTGCCATGAGTGGACTAATTGCAGATGCCCGTACACTCGTTGAACATGCACGAGTTGAGACTCAG AATCATAGGTTTTCCTATGGCGAGCCGATGACTGTCGAGTCCACTACCCAAGCTCTATGTGATCTTGCACTGCGCTTTGGTGAAGGAGACGAAGAATCTATG TCTCGACCATTTGGGGTATCTCTTCTTATTGCAGGCCACGATGAAAATGGTCCAAGTCT ATACTATACGGATCCTTCAGGCACATTTTGGCAATGCAATGCAAAAGCTATAGGCTCAGGCTCTGAAGGTGCTGACAGTTCTCTGCAGGAGCAATTTAACAAG GACTTAACTCTAAAAGAAGCTGAAACAATTGCTCTTTCCATCTTGAAGCAAGTTATGGAAGAAaag GTGACTCCCAACAACGTGGATATTGCAAAGGTTGCGCCTACCTATCACTTGTACACCCCAGCTGAGGTTGAAGCTGTTATTAGTCGCCTGTAG
- the LOC110880305 gene encoding alanine aminotransferase 2 has translation MRKSLCERLIAVVKLNPYSTPRSYTIMASNGATPPVTVQSLNPKVLKCEYAVRGEIVSVAQKLQQDLQANPGSHPFQEILYCNIGNPQSLGQKPITFFREVLALCDHPALLDKRETNTLFSADSIKRALMILDQIPGRATGAYSHSQGIKGLRDTIASGIEARDGFPADPNDIFLTDGASPGVHMMMQLLIRSENDGILCPIPQYPLYSASIALHGGTLVRYYLDEATGWGLEVSELKKQLEAARQNGITVRALVAINPGNPTGQVLAEENQRQIVDFCKKEGLVLLADEVYQENIYAPDKKFHSFKKICRSMGYGDKDIPLVSFQSVSKGYHGECGKRGGYMEVTGFSSEVREQFYKVASVNLCSNISGQILASLVMSPPKVGDESYDAYLCERDGILKSLARRAKTLEDAFNSLEGVSCNKAEGAMYLFPQIKLPKKAIKAAEEAKKAADTYYAIRLLNATGVVMVPGSGFGQVPGTWHFRCTILPPEDKIPAIVSQLTDFHTSFMNEFRD, from the exons ATGCGGAAATCATTGTGTGAAAGGTTGATCGCCGTTGTGAAATTGAATCCTTATTCTACACCTCGTTCTTACACAATCATGGCTTCAAACGGTGCAACGCCACCTGTTACCGTGCAATCCCTCAATCCCAAG GTATTGAAATGTGAATACGCTGTTCGTGGTGAGATTGTCTCTGTGGCTCAG AAATTACAACAAGACCTGCAAGCAAATCCAGGTTCTCATCCTTTTCAGGAG ATACTTTACTGTAATATCGGAAATCCACAATCACTTGGTCAAAAGCCCATAACTTTCTTTCGAGAG GTTCTTGCATTATGTGATCACCCTGCCTTGTTGGACAAGAGGGAAACAAACACTTTGTTTAG TGCGGATTCTATAAAACGAGCGTTAATGATCTTGGATCAAATACCTGGTAGAGCTACTGGTGCATATAGTCACAGTCAG GGTATTAAAGGATTGCGCGACACCATTGCTTCTGGTATTGAAGCTCGGGATGGTTTTCCTGCTGATCCAAATGATATCTTCTTGACAGACGGTGCAAGTCCAGGG GTCCATATGATGATGCAGTTATTAATAAGATCAGAGAATGATGGAATTTTATGTCCCATTCCTCAGTACCCTCTTTACTCTGCTTCCATCGCCCTTCATGGTGGCACTCTT GTTCGTTATTATCTTGATGAAGCAACAGGGTGGGGACTTGAGGTCTCTGAACTCAAGAAGCAGTTGGAAGCTGCCAGACAAAACGGTATTACTGTTAGAGCCTTGGTTGCAATTAATCCAGGGAACCCAACAGGCCAG GTTCTAGCTGAGGAAAACCAACGACAGATTGTCGACTTCTGCAAGAAAGAAGGTCTGGTACTTTTAGCAGATGAG GTATATCAAGAAAATATTTATGCACCTGACAAAAAATTTCACTCATTCAAAAAAATATGTCGTTCTATGGGATATGGTGACAAGGATATCCCCTTGGTTTCTTTTCAATCGGTGTCTAAAG GATATCATGGTGAGTGTGGGAAAAGAGGTGGTTACATGGAAGTAACTGGTTTTAGTTCTGAAGTTAGGGAACAGTTTTACAAGGTGGCGTCTGTGAATCTTTGTTCAAATATTTCTGGTCAAATTCTTGCAAGCCTTGTCATGAGCCCTCCTAAG GTTGGAGATGAATCCTATGACGCATATTTGTGTGAGAGAGATGGGATCCTGAAATCACTGGCAAGACGCGCTAAG ACGTTGGAAGATGCATTTAACAGCTTAGAGGGTGTTAGTTGCAACAAAGCAGAGGGAGCAATGTACCTATTTCCACAGATTAAACTGCCaaagaaagcaataaaagcagcAGAAGAGGCTAAAAAAGCGGCAGATACTTACTATGCTATCCGTCTCCTTAATGCCACTGGCGTTGTTATGGTTCCAGGCAGTGGTTTTGGTCAG GTCCCGGGAACGTGGCATTTTAGGTGCACGATATTGCCTCCGGAGGACAAGATTCCAGCCATTGTTTCACAGTTGACAGATTTCCACACAAGCTTCATGAATGAATTCCGTGATTAA
- the LOC110880308 gene encoding pectinesterase: MMTQIKARKKLLLTAFASILLVSALIGIVIGVKSRNSSGSDESHPQSMTASTSHAIVKSSCDSTFYPELCYSTITSHPEVTKKVKSQKDVIELAVNITKTAVEKNYFQIKKMSTRKGLTPREIGALHDCLEMVAETLEELTEVEKDLEEYHTKKSLQQHANDLKTLMSSTITDQETCLDGFSHGGADKKVRKELEKGQVKVEKMCSNALAMICNMTDTDIANEKRLTGRNLKENNSDSEWPEWLSVGDRKLLQAGTVTPNVVVAADGSGDHKTVAAAVAAAPSKSSTRYVIRIKAGVYRENVEVPKGKTNLMFIGDGRKNTIITASRSVKGGSTTFESATVAIVGDGFLARDITFQNTAGASNHQAVALRVGSDLSAFYQCDMLAYQDTLYVHKNRQFYINCLIAGTVDFIFGNAAAVFQDCDIHARRPNSGQRNMLTAQGRTDSNQNTGIVIQKCRIGATSDLQPVQSSFPTYLGRPWKQFSRTVVMQSTISNVIHPAGWFEWDGNFALDTLYYAEYQNTGAGAGTSGRVKWKGFKVITSSTEAQGFTPGSFIGGGSWLRSTGFPFSLGL; the protein is encoded by the exons ATGATGACCCAGATCAAAGCTAGAAAAAAACTCCTCTTAACTGCTTTTGCTTCAATCCTTCTGGTCTCCGCTTTAATAGGCATCGTCATTGGGGTCAAGTCTCGTAACTCCTCCGGCTCCGATGAGTCTCACCCACAAAGTATGACGGCTTCCACATCTCACGCCATTGTAAAATCATCATGCGACAGCACATTTTACCCAGAATTATGCTACTCCACCATCACTAGCCATCCTGAAGTCACCAAAAAGGTGAAAAGCCAAAAGGACGTGATCGAGCTGGCTGTGAATATCACAAAAACCGCGGTGGAGAAAAACTACTTCCAGATAAAGAAGATGAGCACTCGAAAAGGTCTGACGCCACGCGAGATTGGGGCGCTTCACGACTGTCTGGAGATGGTAGCTGAAACGTTGGAAGAGCTTACGGAAGTTGAGAAAGACCTGGAGGAGTATCACACCAAGAAATCCCTACAGCAGCACGCTAACGATCTCAAGACGCTTATGAGCTCCACCATCACCGACCAGGAGACTTGTCTTGACGGCTTCTCTCACGGCGGTGCCGATAAAAAGGTCCGGAAAGAGCTGGAAAAAGGTCAGGTGAAGGTGGAGAAAATGTGCAGCAATGCACTCGCCATGATTTGTAACATGACCGACACCGACATAGCTAACGAGAAGAGGTTGACGGGGAGGAACTTGAAGGAGAACAACTCGGACTCGGAGTGGCCGGAATGGTTATCTGTTGGAGACAGGAAGTTGTTGCAGGCAGGGACGGTGACGCCAAACGTCGTCGTTGCCGCGGATGGTAGCGGAGACCACAAGACAGTGGCGGCTGCGGTGGCAGCAGCGCCGTCAAAGAGCAGCACAAGGTACGTGATTAGGATTAAAGCCGGTGTGTACCGGGAGAATGTGGAGGTGCCTAAGGGGAAAACCAACTTAATGTTTATCGGAGATGGAAGAAAAAACACCATCATCACTGCCAGCCGGAGCGTTAAAGGAGGAAGCACCACCTTCGAGTCCGCCACCGTCG CAATTGTAGGGGATGGGTTCTTGGCCCGGGACATAACATTCCAAAACACGGCTGGTGCTTCAAATCACCAGGCTGTGGCACTCCGTGTTGGCTCAGATTTATCCGCATTCTACCAATGTGACATGCTGGCCTACCAAGACACCCTTTACGTCCACAAAAACCGTCAGTTCTACATCAACTGCTTGATTGCTGGAACCGTCGATTTCATCTTTGGTAACGCTGCAGCCGTTTTCCAAGATTGTGACATCCATGCACGTCGCCCCAATTCTGGTCAAAGGAACATGCTCACCGCACAGGGCCGCACCGACAGTAACCAAAACACAGGGATCGTCATTCAGAAGTGCCGAATAGGTGCCACTTCTGACCTCCAACCGGTGCAGTCCAGTTTTCCAACATATTTAGGACGACCATGGAAGCAGTTTTCGCGAACTGTGGTGATGCAATCCACCATCAGCAATGTGATCCACCCTGCTGGATGGTTCGAGTGGGATGGGAACTTTGCCCTGGACACGTTATACTATGCTGAGTACCAGAACACTGGGGCCGGTGCCGGGACGTCGGGTAGAGTAAAATGGAAAGGGTTCAAGGTAATCACCAGCTCTACAGAGGCTCAAGGGTTCACCCCAGGAAGCTTCATTGGTGGAGGTAGTTGGTTAAGAAGCACTGGTTTTCCGTTTTCTCTTGGTTTGTAA